The Melopsittacus undulatus isolate bMelUnd1 chromosome 9, bMelUnd1.mat.Z, whole genome shotgun sequence genomic interval TCTAATTTGCATAGATTGCTCCCTTGTTTTTAATTCACCTCTCTTTAATTCAATGTTAACTATCAAACTGGGCTACCCATGACTCTTAGCTATGATGAGGCTGTCTTTATACTACTTAAATTTTTGAAGGGCTTTTCTACTACACTCATAGGATTTGAGTCACCTACTGTTTAGTGCAGGTCTAGCTTTGAGAGCTTGCTAGGCCACAGAATCCCAGCTGTACATCTCTAAATACTATGCTATATCACTATGGAGTAACATAAAGGCAGTGTTTAAATCAAGCCACTGCCTTCATAGTATCTGTCATGTGTTTCAAGCATGTGGCTTATAAATGAGTAACCTGAGCTTGATCAGAGAAGAATGTGTGTCCACACAGAGCTTTTGCATTAAACTGATGTAAACTCCAGAGGTCTcaaatgctgtatttaaatGCTCATgctttggtttaaaccacgacacattaAAACCAGTGAAACATTATTCTTAAATGTACTTTCTTTTAGGTCTCAGTGGCATTCATAAATCAAGATGACTTGATGACCCTACTTGATGAAGGGTAAAACTTAAAACCCAGGACTttgctatggaaaaaaataactttctttttattttataaaaagagTATGTAATCATCTGGGGCTGGTTGCACTTGGCAATTATTactgttactttatttttcttgagcACATTTTCAATAGAAAATTTATCATTTCAAGAattttttcagaaacaaacttCAGACATGACTTTGATCAAAGACCATCCACTTTCTTATCAGCTCTGATCATGATAAACTTGGAATGTGTGGCCAAAAGCTATGTGAAATTTCTTACAGTATGCTTGGGCTTTTAACCTTTACCTTAACAGTGCTGATTATAATCTTAAGTATTTCATTTATGTGGGTATATACATACCAAATTGTCTTTCCTCACCCTGAACAAGAGCTTTGAAAAAACTTAGTGTCTTAATCATTCTTTTAACATAGAAGATGCTTCAGTTTGAAGATGCTGCTTGAATCtttgaagattattttttcatggAGAAGATTGGTCCTTGgttatttttttagttttataacAAGTAAGCTCTTTCTTATCTGTTTGAAAGGTGAGTTGAAGTTTTTTCCTTGGTGATCAGGAGCAGATACTTGCTTTTGATACATCTTTTATTAGTGAAGCAAAGTCACAATCAGACaatatacaggaaaaaaaaataaataaggcaGTCCATacctgtggggaaaaaaagtcattcaGCTGTTGAAGTATTATTTGAAATACAAGCATCTCTGTATTAAGAAGACAACATTCATTTATATTCCTGCTAGTCAAAATAACACAAAACGCAGCCATTAGGGATGGCAATATGATTGTTGTGTGTTTGTTAGAGTAAAACACAGTTATTGGCAACTTTCCTCATCTCTTGCaataaatctgcattttatCAGGACAGAGTACTTAGGGGGTAAGCTGTATAGAAGTAAGTTTGGCATCACTGTTTCGCGTAAGCAAATGAGGAGTGACAACCACTAAGTGCAGTCTGTGCTTTACTGAAGTAAAATATAGGCCATggtaaacacaaaaataaattccaGCCTGCGGGGCCTAATGAAAAATAATCCTGAGAGGCAAGATCATTGTGCACCACCACAGTACAGTTGCCATCTACTCtcatggcagtgctggagctgatGGACTCTGTTTTGATCTCTAGGATTTACCTCTGTGTGTCTGGAGCAAGGCTGCCTATTTCTTGAGTATCTCCAGGGAAACCTGATCTGCACTGTAATCTTGCTTAACTTCTCATCATTAAGGTATCAGCGCTGTGCATATTTCAAGCAGGGCTCTATAGCTCTCTTCCAACACACAGGGACAAGGGGGACAGATTATAGTAATTTTTCCTGACTGGCAACTGAAAGGCAAGGGAGGTGCAGTTCTGTTCAATTGCTCTAAGGTGCTCAGTAGCTGCTGGAAGAAGCAGTCcagttttcccttcctccttcctccatgTTTTTACCCCCTCTCGTTTGTCAGAGTTAGAGGTGTGACCGCACAAGTTGGACCAGTGAACAACATTCACGCAGAGTGTAGTTCAAAGGCTTTTTCAATTGTTCTCCCCTAAGGAATAGTGGTCGTGGCAGGCAAGCCCAATGCTTAATTGGATACAAAATGAATTTTCCTTCCAACATCTCAATATGAGTATCAGAAGCAAATGGGAACATGTTTCTTCatgaagcagaatattttttagCAAATTAATAGTACAAGTTCATATTCAAATATATAACTGCtgcaatatattaaaatatatttaaaagtagATGAAATATCTTTTTTGTTCTAGAAGTTGAATGTTGATTAGATCAGAAATTATGCTTGTCTTCCCTGTCTGAATCTTGCTAGAGAGCCTTTTGAAAGTACTTCAGCTTCTAACTAACCTTTCAAAGCACGTCTGCACGTTTCTattcccagctgcagcactAGGATAAAATAGAGGTTGAATAGCAGTGAACACTTGTAAAACTGCATCTCACAAATCACACTaagatgattttattttttttactgccCACTTTCATTTGCCTTCAAGTATCCAgtggctgagctgcagtttGGAAACctgcagcattttttaaaatgctagtTCAGAAATTGTATAGAATCTCCTGGCCTTTCTTAGTTGTTTGCCACAGCACCTGTAATTTAGCATGATAATTCTTCAGTGTCAATTAACAGTCCATACAAAAGTGCTGCATGTGTTCAGGAATGATTTAGAACTACTGCAGGAGCTGTATTCAGAACTTCTGGGGTGTTCAACCTCTTGGTAACATGGCAATCATttcttaatcatagaatagttaggattggaaaggacctcaggatcatctagttccaacccccctgccatgggcagggacacctcacactaaaacatatcacccaaggcttcatccaacatggtcttgaacaccgccagggatggagcattcacaacctccctcggcaacccattccagtacctcaccaccctaacagtaaagaatttcttccttatatcaagtctaaacctctgctgtttaagtttcaacctgttaccccttgtcctgtcactacagtccctaacaaagagtccctccccagcatccctgtaggcccccttcagatactggaaggctgttaagaggtctccacgcagccttctcttctccaggctgaacagccccaactttctcagcctgtcttcatatgggaggtgctccagtcccctgatcatcctcgtggccctcctctggacatgttccaacagcaccatgtcctttttatgttgagtaCACCAGAACTGAtaacaatactccaagtgaggtctcacaagagcagagtagaggggcaggatcacctcctttgacctgctggtcacgttcctcttgatgcagcccaggatacggttggctttctgggctgtgagtgcacactgctggctcatgttcattttctcattgactaacacccccaagtccttctccacaggataTATGTAAcacctttcttttgttttattcatgaTAATAATGATGTCTGAGCAAATGTCAGAGGGAAGAGATCTCTTAAAACCAGATTCCAGACACTGAATTTTAGTGTTTACCCTGCAATCTCCAGCATAGTTAAAGCAAACAATTTCTGTAATGTTTGAAGCTGCAAATGTTAAAGCTACCCAGCATCAGTTTTCTGATCTGTAACACACTGTAATGCGCAAAGCATAACTGCAGGCAATACTTACTGACTTTATTTAGCTGACAGAAACAGTAAACTGGACTTTATCATAAAAATACCAATCCATCTAAGTGGAAACTGCTGGAGGTAATATGTTTTGAATTCTATTTACTTTTCTGTCCAGTGCAAGACATGcatttatttagaaatgtaTTCCCTCCCCCTGAATTAGAATCTTGCTATAATTATTCGAAGGAAAAGTTTTATAAATAATACTGGTCCTTAAAGTTGAATGGAGAGCTCTAATGGTGAGGCAGAGAGTATAGAATATAAAGAGTCAAGaatataaagacagaaaataggAAGCTGCGCTGGCCTGTGTCTTTCCTGGTCTCACAGTTGAGAAACTCAGAAATGAGAGAGTTGAGATCATTAAATGTGTGATTCTAATTCGTAACTTTCTCTTAGGCCATCCTAATCTAGCTGCTTCTACAGTTTGGCCACAGTGGTGTAGATTGGTTTTGCTATTTTCTGGAATACCACAACAActagcattttttaaatgcttcactGCACTGTCATGAAGACACCtagggttgttcagcctgaagacatggctctggggagaccttaaaACAGTCTTCAAGTACTAAagggggctgacaagaaatttggggagggactttttacaagggcatgtagtgacaggacaagggggaatggctttaaactgaaggaatTTTTCATTGTGAGGGttgtgagacactggcacaagttgcctagagaagctgcTGTCTGCCCCattctggcagtgttcaaggccagattggatggggcttgcagcaacctggtctagtggaaggtgtccctgcccgtggcaggggattggaactagatgatctttaaggtcacttctaaacccaaaccattctatgattctttattCACTAGCTGAAAGACACTAAAAATAAGAGTTACTGGGCTTGAGGAAATGCAACAGCTGAGACAGAATATGTTCCTACTGCCAGGTTTTATTTCAACCCGAGATGCTACTCCAGATGGTAAGGAAGAACATCCTGGCACAGCCTGACTTTTGTGGCATAGCTGGCAGTGTCAGGCTCCTTGCAGAAAGAGATGCGCTCCCTTCTCAGAGGTGGAAGTCTTGGGATATTTGGCAGTTTTCATGATTTTGCATTAAAAGGGTATTCCACCATACCAACTTGTAGGCTCTCCACAGTGCACAGATAAGGACTTTGCATGATCTTAATCCCGCAGTGTAACTGTCCTGTTGTATTAATGAGGGTTAAACCAGGTGCATTTCATCCAGCAGAACTccttgaagaaaaccaaacctctCGCTAGGAGATTTTTAAGGTTAAACAACTGAATTCAAGGAAAATACTTCAGGGAGTAGGATATTAAAACACTGTATCAGAGTAAATAATATTATGTGAGaagcaaaaggcagaaatacttGGCAGGTAGGTGGATACACATCACAGTTTCTCACAGACTACGAGAAATCTGTATACAGTGTGTGTTTCTAAGATCAACAGTACCCTTTATCTCTTAAAAGCATCTTATGAGCTGGAAGACTCTGCTTTTGACTTCTCTCaattctttgttttaaatccaGATGCACTAACTTGTGCTCTTTATCAGATAATGTCATGACTTTTACAACAGTCAGCAtgatgattctgtgtttctgtacaacagctgaagaaaatgtcAAGTACAAAGAAATGCACTGCTCTCCTGATGCAAATTAGCTTATTGTGTAAATGGTGAAATACAGACCTTTGACCCTATTTTAGTAGAATGTCAGATAGTGGATTAACACTCCAGACTTCTAATTAATCACAGGGTATCTCATCCTCTTGGTTGTAGCTGAGTAGGCTGTAGTTAGAAGAAAACTTAAACCAACAGCTGTGCAGTATTAACACTTCTGTGCTGGTACTGCTTCTCATAGGGCAGCCAGCCTAGATGACACTGTAGCAACTCTGTGTTTCAAAATTAGGTTGTAGAAATATTTGGAAACATCCTCACATGTGAACTATACCTTTATTGAGTGatacttaaaaagaaacacataaaaGTTAAATTCTAAGAACTGCAGAACATTCTGCACTGCTATTTTTCACATGCAAAAGAAGTACAGAACAGTACCAATTACAGTTCCTTCTATAACATGCAGTGTTTCACATAAAGTAATCACAATTATCATCAAAACTTTACAGGTTTACTGAAATAGGAATTCCAACGTTTGTTATGCACATACCAAATTTAAGACCATACAAATTAATCTAAGTGTGATATCACTTCTCAAGTAAAACTTGTACATCACTGACCTACTACAATCAGAAGATACATATTTTAAGCTACTTAATTTTTATTCCAACTTTTAGAccatgttttaaaaggaaatctgCAAATAAATCCAAACCATTGAGTCAAAGGACACTACACTGACCCCATGAAGTATTTCTATAATAGCACCTCTCTTCTCAGTTTTAAGGCATGTGAAATTCAAACCAAACTGAGCTTTTCTCACTATAAAAAGCCAAACTAAGAAATTCTCTCCAGACAAAGACACAGACTGtcacttttaaaaaagaattatctTAAGGCAATGTGCCATTGCTACAGGCTGCACGCAAACCACAGCTATTTTCCCCTGGCCTGTTGTGTtttctaaaatgaaacagagaGAAATCTCAATGATGGAAGAAAAGAAGTGCACTAGTGTGTATTCAGACGAAAGAATGAGATAGAAAATAAATCTAAGATCTACAGATTCTAACCAAACTCTGTATAATACGCTTTTTTACTCACAAAAGGTATTCTCTTTTTCAATTCACCCTACAGATAAACAGTGATGGACTGTAATACTAAATCTTGAGTGATCTATAAaattgtgggaaaaaaaaaactgtctaACTTAATTTGTTACATAGCATTACTggattttcaaagcaaaatatatcATCAGTAGGAAGGGTAACGAGACCCTGGGTTGTAGGAGTTGTAGCCATATTGTCCATAGTGGGAGGAATATGATTGCCCTTGTCTGTGCTGCTGGTAGTTATTACCCCAGTTTCTTTCCGACCTCTGATTAGATCTGTAGTCACCTTGCCAGTTGTATCTATCTCCTCTAAAGTATCTACTATCTTGAAACctgcaatgaaaagaaatgtcaaAGAGTCACTTAAATGGTGAGGTTTTTTGAAAAGATGAATGATAATGAACTCTTAAATGTTATAGTTTTCATGTAAACTGTCATGTCACTCAATTACTTATCTGTTTCTATGAAAAACTGATGAAAACATATCTAGTTATCTGAGATCGTTCATTAATTTCTTACCACTGCTCAGCAGTCTGCTAAGCAATGGAAGGACAGTCTGTTTCCTAACGCAGAGTATTCACAGGCATAAGCTGAACTGCTGGAACTTTGACTAGAGACTCAAACAGACCACATATCTTAAGAAAACAACCAGAAGAGACATCCTGCTGCATCAAAGCCAGGTTCAATCTAGTGGCTTCATGGCTGAAAGCTGTAGCAAAACAGGCTTAAATACAATTTAGCTACCTGACAGCACAGTCCCGGAATTTCCATATTCCCTAAAATACATACAACCACTGCTTTAGAGGCTCTTGTAGATCCCCATACTCAAGAGAGTATCTTATCAGTGGTATTTAGCCATTGTTCAGTCTAAATTTTGGCTTTTCAGCTGTATCTTGATTCTGATCGACACTGGAGCTGCCTCACTGTCATTTTCTTTGCCTGTCTCAGTGGTGTGGTATAGACAAACATGTCCATGAGGTTTGCTTTGTGACCACAGTGTAGGTGTAAGAGTTCATTAGTTCAAAGAACCACAGATTTCTGAGAGAAAATCCCCTTAAACAATCACTTTTTTTTACCAAACATATTATATTCTGTAATCATTGTTTTTCAGTCACACAAAAATCAGATACATCCTGAAGAagtaattcaaaatattttgcagtaagCAGGTATTATGGACTTTACAGTTATATCTACTAGATAAAAGTAGTACAGGCTAATTTAACAAAGTATGGCAAGTATTTAGTTtacaaatgaaacattttgtgGACACCTAGTAGCAAAAAATCATTACTATTATCCTCCCCCTTCACACCTTCACACATTTTCCTGTTGGCTATTATCCAACAGAAGATAGGCTGCTTAGTTTTGCAGAACTCTCATCTTTCCCCTCTGATGATCAGTAACCCGAGGAAATGAGTTCTGTGGTTCTGGCTCATTCCCTACTAAAAAGTAAATTACTTAATCATTTCATACACAATGCAAAACTCTATcaatacagagaaaatataaaacctCATTACTTTTCAGAGAAGACTATTTCTCTTAAAATAGTTACCTATGAAGTAACAAGATTAAATATCTCCCATTAACAGAATAAATTCttatatttcttctgaaatacacaATCATTTAACTATGCATTTatataagattaaaaaaaagaataaataaatcagtaCCGATCTCTGTTTCTCTGGTTGCCACCAGATCTGTTTCTCCATTCTTCCACTATAGGAGGGGGATCTGCAGGGCGTTTCAGATACTCTTGGTATTCTTCATCATCTGATGTGAATCGATGAGCAAACATCTTTTCATAATTCATGGGCACGTCAACCAGGGAAGTCATTCTGAAAACTTCCAACATGAACACAGTAAAAGCAACTTTATCAATGTGTGAAGACACTTATTGTAATAGCTACCAAAATCCACTAAGGGCAAATGAATGACAATGAGAAGTTATACTCAGATTAACATTGCAGTTAGGTTTTGGGCAGACAGCATGCATGACTGACTCCTGAGTCTTGATGATCTAAGGCTGTAAATAACTCTGCTGAAAAGGTTATCTCTGATGGAAAGCAATTCCAATTCCACGTACAGTCTTTGGTCATCTATACTGGATATACAGACACCTATGCACCTAAGCACTGGGAGTGGTTTTAAGGGACTCCATCCACACAGGAGAAATTCAACTCTGATTAATACCTAATAGTTAGCCATTACACAGCAGCATCTTTGAATGAATTCTGACAGTCCTAGATTAGATGAGCTGTGGTAGAAAGATATAGGACATTTCTGAGAGTTAATAAGAATTTATtataagattttatttcttcagaatgCAATCCCAATCTACTCTTAATCCATTTTGTCAGGAAAAACATGACTACAATCAACTTGAAAAGTTTGCTAAGGTAGAATATATGCCTCTCTGATGAGATCTGCACTGAAGGCATTGGTTTCCTTATTTACCTGGATATAAGCATTTGCCCTTCAGACAAAAGTGCTATCTAATTGTGTCCACCAGTAAAAGTCTGTCCCTAATCGTAGGTGCTGAGAAAGGCTCTATGCCTACTGTTTTAACAAGCCCTGGCTAATTTAGAGCATTACAGGTCTTTGTCTCTAGACTTTTAGATTAAGCTCTTCTGCTGTCCCCTGAAGATCTGCAAGCAGGACCTGGCAaattggagggaaggaagggaaggaataaaaaaagggaaggaaagaaaggaaggaacaCAAGGGATTTCTTCTGTACCTGAGAGCTACAATATGTAACCTCGATGACCAAGCCCAGTTCTCCTTGCTGTACCCATGAGCAGCTTGAGACTGGGGTAAGTGGGATGTTTATGTGTAACACTGCACAGTGTTCTTTCTGTAGACCGAACTGCCCTTTTGTCAGCTTCAGAAAAGTCAGTGCCTGGTGATCTCCAGAGCCCACCTCCAGTCTTCCCCTTCCACCCAATGACGCAGCATTAACCTTTCTAAAGCAGGTGTAGGAGTTATTCCTGCGGGATGTCCAGTGACttcatcctctttttttctttctttttttttttttttttttttgcagcgGGCTAGTCTTTACTGTCATCTACCTCCAAGGAACTCAGGGACTCACTTTGTCTAGGTGGGAGGATAGTTCTGCTCTGGGGACCCACCGCACTGCACTACAGCCGTCTCCGGAGAGCAAGGGGAGCTGCTCTCCTCACGATTAGTAATTTTAATATCGGTGTTCATCCTGCGGGGGCCAGTAACGGGAAACCCGTCACCTTCCTCCGCATAAAGACAAACACTGCCCCTAGCAACAGTCAGCGCTCACTCCCCTCACGGCTGCCCGGGCCGGGGCCCTGTCCCCTCACAGCGGCTGGGGCTTCGTTGCAGCTCCAGCGGCTGCGGCAG includes:
- the RAMAC gene encoding RNA guanine-N7 methyltransferase activating subunit isoform X2, giving the protein MTSLVDVPMNYEKMFAHRFTSDDEEYQEYLKRPADPPPIVEEWRNRSGGNQRNRDRFQDSRYFRGDRYNWQGDYRSNQRSERNWGNNYQQHRQGQSYSSHYGQYGYNSYNPGSRYPSY
- the RAMAC gene encoding RNA guanine-N7 methyltransferase activating subunit isoform X1, producing MLEVFRMTSLVDVPMNYEKMFAHRFTSDDEEYQEYLKRPADPPPIVEEWRNRSGGNQRNRDRFQDSRYFRGDRYNWQGDYRSNQRSERNWGNNYQQHRQGQSYSSHYGQYGYNSYNPGSRYPSY